From a region of the Candida albicans SC5314 chromosome 1, complete sequence genome:
- the GAL1 gene encoding galactokinase (Galactokinase; galactose, Mig1, Tup1, Hap43 regulated; fluconazole, ketoconazole-induced; stationary phase enriched protein; GlcNAc-induced protein; farnesol, hypoxia-repressed in biofilm; rat catheter and Spider biofilm induced) has protein sequence MSVPTFDDLSFYSNDQELTKSRYLKLVEIFQSNFPNASIDFFARSPGRVNLIGDHIDYNFFPVLPMAISNDVIVAVNVNDEPEIVITNTDSKNFAKETIPLTNNNDGFEIDSQHHSWANYFKCALIVANNYLTEQNLKGQLKGMKLTFDGNVPTGGGLSSSAAFCVASTLAILHANGVKDISKADLTRITVVCEHYVGVNTGGMDQCASVYGEPDKALLIQFKPKLIGKPFKFPVENLTFVITNSLQVSNKHETAPIHYNLRVVEMAIAADVLVKKLNLGTLVPQDSNIGTSSLRGVMDAVFNTCKWDGNDIDVGIDQLKKMIAIVETELNNNQEGYTVDQCLTVLDLSLDEFKSKYLQAYPVKFDVLKLYQRAKHVYQESLRVLETLKLLSTTQTSSNSKDDDESFLVKFGELMNQSQSDLDKLNESSNDKLNEICSIALQNGSYGSRITGAGWGGSIVHLTTLDKSKQLIQGLIKNYYQLEFPNIKLDELLNDAIIDSKPSMGSCIVTTKFLQ, from the coding sequence ATGTCAGTTCCTACgtttgatgatttatcattttaTTCCAATGATCAAGAATTAACTAAATCCAGATACTTGAAATTAGTTGAGATTTTCCAATCCAATTTCCCTAATgcatcaattgatttctttgcTAGATCTCCTGGACGTGTTAACTTAATTGGTGATCATATTGATTACAATTTCTTCCCTGTTTTACCCATGGCTATAAGCAACGATGTTATAGTTGCAGTGAATGTCAATGATGAACCAGAAATAGTGATTACAAACACTGATTCCAAGAATTTTGCCAAGGAAACTATACCATtgaccaacaacaacgatgGTTTTGAGATTGATTCACAGCATCATAGTTGGGcaaattatttcaaatgtGCATTAATTGTCGCCAACAACTATTTAACTGAACAAAACTTAAAAGGCCAATTGAAAGGTATGAAATTGACTTTTGATGGTAATGTACCTACAGGAGGAGGGTTATCTTCATCAGCTGCATTTTGTGTTGCTTCTACATTAGCTATACTTCATGCCAATGGAGTTAAAGATATAAGCAAAGCTGATTTGACAAGAATCACAGTTGTTTGTGAACATTATGTTGGTGTTAATACTGGTGGAATGGATCAATGTGCTAGTGTGTATGGGGAACCAGATAAAGcattattgattcaatttaaaccaaaattaattgGGAAACCATTCAAATTTCCTGTGGAAAACTTAACATTTGTTATTACTAATAGTTTGCAAGTGTCAAATAAACATGAAACAGCTCCTATCCATTATAATTTGCGAGTGGTAGAGATGGCAATTGCAGCTGATGTGTTggtcaaaaaattgaatttaggAACTTTAGTACCTCAAGATTCAAATATCGGCACTAGCAGTTTAAGAGGGGTAATGGATGCAGTATTCAATACTTGTAAATGGGATGGAAACGACATTGATGTTGGTATTGaccaattgaagaaaatgattgctattgttgaaactgaattgaacaacaatcaagaaGGGTATACTGTTGATCAATGTTTAACTGTGTTGGATTTATCTTTGGATGAATTTAAAAGTAAATATTTGCAAGCTTACCCAGTCAAATTTGATGTTTTGAAACTTTACCAACGTGCCAAACACGTATATCAAGAGAGTTTGCGAGTATTAGAGactttgaaattgttatcAACGACACAGAccagcagcaacagcaaaGACGATGACGAATCATTTTTGGTCAAGTTTGGGGAATTGATGAACCAATCGCAATCAGatcttgataaattgaatgaatcatcaaatgacaaattgaatgagatttgttcaattgcATTACAAAATGGTTCTTATGGATCAAGAATCACCGGTGCTGGTTGGGGTGgttcaattgttcatttGACAACATTAGATAAATCGAAACAATTGATCCAAGGATTGATTAAAAACtattatcaattggaaTTTCCTAATATTAAATTGGATGAATTGTTGAATGATGCTATTATTGATAGTAAACCATCTATGGGTAGTTGTATTGTAACGACGAAATTCTTACAATAA
- the GAL10 gene encoding bifunctional UDP-glucose 4-epimerase/aldose 1-epimerase (UDP-glucose 4-epimerase; galactose utilization; mutant has cell wall defects and increased filamentation; GlcNAc-, fluconazole- and ketoconazole-induced; stationary phase enriched protein; rat catheter and flow model biofilm induced): MSNEYILVTGGAGYIGSHTVIELISNGYKVVIVDNLSNSSYDAVARIEFIVKQHVPFYDVDIRNYEQLNKVFQDYKISGVIHFAALKAVGESTKIPLAYYDNNVSGTVNLLEVCKANDVKTIVFSSSATVYGDVTRFGDNSMIPIPEHCPMDPTNPYGRTKFIIESILKDIYNSDDAWKVAILRYFNPIGAHPSGLLGEDPLGIPNNLLPYLAQVAIGRREKLSIFGNDYNSRDGTPIRDYIHVVDLAKGHIAALAYLKNLQSKGLYREWNLGTGKGSTVFEVYHAFSKVVGRELPHEVVGRRAGDVLDLTAKPDRANKELQWKTELAIDDACKDLWKWTTENPFGFNIENYSWKEFDGFNNRLHSFVAGDLKVNLANRGALIQAITLKDSNMVKAYNNAEDFKSETNPFFGTTVGRYANRISNGEFKLNGKVYKLTKNEGANNLHGGANGFDKQDFFGPVVKSRDGKFFVDFLLVDKDGNDGFPGELEAIVHYTIDDSSVEIEYECQLLSGEATIVNMTNHSYFNVSNSDTIEGTEVKLITDKMLEVDSQLLPTGKFIENEKAASPIVLNENDVFDNCFIVDEECGIDTRDKPLKQVFEATSFVTNNKLKISTTEPAFQFYTGDGVNTKGFGKRCGFCVEPSRFINAINHKEWSNQVILKKGDVYGSKIKYEFQ, from the coding sequence ATGTCAAACGAATATATTCTTGTTACTGGTGGTGCAGGTTACATTGGTTCTCATACagttattgaattaatCAGTAATGGATATAAAGTAGtcattgttgataatttaagTAATTCTTCCTATGATGCAGTTGCTagaattgaattcattGTCAAACAACATGTTCCATTCTATGATGTTGATATCAGAAATTATGAGCAATTGAATAAAGTTTTCCAAGATTATAAGATCTCTGGAGTCATTCATTTTGCTGCTTTGAAAGCTGTTGgtgaatcaacaaaaatccCCTTAGCATattatgataataatgTATCAGGTACTGTCAACTTATTGGAAGTATGTAAAGCCAATGATGTGAAGACAATTGTTTTCAGTTCTTCAGCTACTGTCTATGGTGATGTTACTAGATTTGGTGATAATTCAATGATTCCTATCCCTGAACATTGTCCAATGGATCCAACAAATCCATATGGAAGAacaaaattcattattgaGTCGATTTTAAaagatatttataataGTGATGATGCTTGGAAAGTAGCAATTTTGAGATATTTCAACCCAATTGGTGCTCATCCATCTGGTTTATTAGGTGAAGATCCATTAGGAATCCCAAATAACTTATTACCTTATTTGGCTCAAGTTGCTATAGGTAGACGTGAAAAATTGTCTATTTTCGGAAATGATTATAATAGTCGTGATGGTACCCCTATTAGAGACTATATTCATGTGGTTGATTTGGCAAAGGGTCACATTGCTGCATTGgcatatttgaaaaacttgCAATCTAAAGGCTTGTATCGTGAATGGAATTTAGGTACTGGTAAAGGATCCACTGTTTTTGAAGTTTATCATGCCTTTAGTAAAGTTGTTGGTAGAGAATTGCCCCATGAAGTTGTTGGAAGACGTGCTGGGGATGTCTTGGATTTGACTGCTAAGCCAGACAGAGCAAACAAGGAATTGCAATGGAAAACTGAACTTGCCATTGATGATGCTTGTAAAGATTTATGGAAATGGACTACTGAGAACCCTTTTGGATTCAACATTGAGAATTATTCTTGGAAAGAATTTGATGGGTTCAATAACCGTTTGCACAGTTTTGTTGCTGGTGACTTGAAAGTTAACTTAGCGAATCGTGGTGCATTGATCCAAGCTATCACGTTGAAGGATTCCAATATGGTCAAAGCTTATAATAATGCTGAAGATTTCAAATCTGAAACTAACCCATTTTTCGGTACCACTGTTGGTAGATATGCCAATAGAATTTCCAATGGAGaatttaaattgaatgGAAAAGTGTACAAATTAACTAAAAATGAAGGAGCAAACAACTTGCATGGTGGTGCAAATGGATTCGATAAACAAGATTTCTTTGGTCCAGTTGTGAAAAGTCGTGATGGTAAGTTTTTCGTTGATTTCTTGTTGGTTGATAAAGATGGTAATGATGGGTTCCCAGGTGAGCTTGAAGCTATCGTACATTACACAATTGATGACTCCTCAGTGGAAATTGAATATGAATGTCAATTATTATCTGGTGAAGCAACAATTGTCAATATGACTAACCATAGTTATTTCAATGTTTCCAACTCAGACACTATTGAAGGAACCGAGGTAAAATTGATTACTGATAAAATGTTAGAAGTGGATTCACAATTATTACCAACTGgtaaatttattgaaaatgaaaaagcTGCTAGCCCAATTGTGTTAAATGAGAATGACGTATTTGacaattgttttattgttgatgaagaatgTGGTATAGATACTCGTGATAAACCTTTGAAACAAGTCTTTGAAGCAACTAGTTTTGtcacaaacaacaaattgaagataTCCACCACTGAACCAGCTTTCCAATTTTACACTGGTGACGGTGTTAATACTAAAGGTTTTGGGAAAAGATGTGGTTTCTGCGTGGAACCAAGTAGATTTATTAATGCAATCAATCACAAAGAATGGTCTAATCAAGTCATCTTGAAAAAAGGTGATGTTTATGGAagtaaaattaaatatgaATTTCAATAG
- a CDS encoding TRAPP subunit (Ortholog(s) have Rab guanyl-nucleotide exchange factor activity and role in ER to Golgi vesicle-mediated transport, chromosome organization) encodes MKVYSILILNKAGGLIYQNELVPGLSKLSANDYLVLAGTLHGVHAIGSKLSSTINNNNNPNGEELNAAHNAIILSSGKAGSANSNRTGLQKIETDMFNLYIFQTVSGLKFIMITAPNVANSETVTDELFRHLYILYSDYVMKDPFYSLDMPIKSSLFDGRVKQLFAQS; translated from the coding sequence ATGAAAGTTTACTCTATATTAATTCTAAATAAAGCAGGTGGTcttatttatcaaaatgaaCTTGTACCAGGTCTAAGTAAATTGTCAGCTAACGATTACTTGGTGCTAGCAGGTACACTACACGGTGTTCATGCCATTGGTTCTAAATTGTCTTCAACgattaacaacaataacaatccAAACGGAGAAGAACTTAATGCTGCCCATAATGCCATCATATTATCTTCTGGTAAAGCCGGGAGTGCAAATAGTAACAGAACTGGCTTACAAAAAATCGAAACTGATAtgtttaatttatatatatttcaaaCTGTTAGTGGGTTAAAATTCATTATGATCACAGCACCAAATGTGGCCAATTCAGAGACAGTCACCGATGAGTTATTCCGTCATTTATACATACTTTATTCTGATTACGTTATGAAGGATCCATTTTATTCATTAGATATGCCTATAAAAAGTAGTTTATTCGATGGGAGAGTCAAGCAGTTGTTTGCACAACTGTAA
- the GAL102 gene encoding Gal102p (UDP-glucose 4,6-dehydratase; role in mannosylation of cell wall proteins; mutation confers hypersensitivity to toxic ergosterol analog; overlaps orf19.3673; Spider biofilm induced): protein MTVSFDKRIVVSGGAGFIGIHFLCYMVKKYPNFHFTCIDKLNYASNATEIENLKSFSNFEFVHLDLSDNLEYLLKITKNTTDIINFAAESSVDRSFKDPVYFTKNNILATQNLLECHRLNPSIGYFLHISTDEVYGDVYEGDNKENAVMNPTNPYSASKAAIDLIIKSYQYSYKLPITILRPNNVYGPLQYPEKIIPLTIQCINEKKPIPVHGKGTNKRKYLYVLDIVLAIETVWIKNPMTTVNQIYNIGGTDELDNLSLIKLIMEIFGRGEIQFIKDRNYNDTNYSIDTTKIHNLGWSPKISLVQGLQLCKQSLDSPIE, encoded by the coding sequence ATGACAGtatcatttgataaaaGAATAGTTGTTAGCGGCGGAGCTGGGTTCATTGGTATACATTTCTTATGCTATATGGTAAAGAAATATCCCAACTTTCATTTCACTTGTATTGATAAGCTAAACTATGCTAGTAATGCTACTGAAATCGAAAATCTTAAGAGTTTCTCAAACTTTGAATTTGTTCACTTGGATTTATCAGATAATCTAGAATACCTTCTCAAAATCACTAAAAACACTACCGACATTATAAACTTTGCAGCAGAATCATCAGTTGATCGATCATTTAAAGATCCGGTATATTTtaccaaaaataatatactAGCTACTCAAAACCTATTGGAATGTCATCGACTAAATCCAAGCATTGGGTATTTTTTGCATATTTCTACTGATGAAGTTTATGGAGATGTTTATGAAGGTGACAATAAAGAGAATGCGGTCATGAACCCAACTAATCCATATTCTGCAAGTAAAGCAgctattgatttaataatcaaatcatatCAATATTCATATAAATTGCCAATAACAATACTTCGGCCTAATAATGTTTATGGACCATTACAATATCCTGAAAAAATCATCCCATTGACTATACAATGTATAAACGAAAAGAAACCAATTCCAGTTCATGGCAAGGGAAccaataaaagaaaatactTGTACGTTCTTGATATTGTGTTGGCTATTGAAACTGTGTGGATCAAAAACCCCATGACAACAGTTAATCAAATCTATAATATAGGAGGTACAGATGAATTGGATAACCTAAGTTTAATCAAACTTATAATGGAAATATTTGGCCGTGGTGAAatccaatttatcaaaGATCGAAATTACAACGATACTAATTATTCCATAGACACAACAAAGATCCATAATTTGGGATGGTCTCCGAAAATATCTCTTGTTCAAGGTTTACAGTTGTGCAAACAACTGCTTGACTCTCCCATCGAATAA
- the GAL7 gene encoding UDP-glucose:hexose-1-phosphate uridylyltransferase (Putative galactose-1-phoshphate uridyl transferase; downregulated by hypoxia, upregulated by ketoconazole; macrophage/pseudohyphal-repressed), whose translation MSLDHLLNPLTSTPTYIKMTQEFDFTNHSHRRLNLLTNKFVLCSPHRAKRPWQGAKEEIKKSALPEYDPKCYLCPGNIRATGDMNPKYDATYIFPNDYPAVRLDQPEYKEDEQDKQNTLKSRLLQTQGVRGKCFVICFSPKHNLTLPLMKDEEINNVVNAWQDLYGNLLQESNQGIAPYKYLQIFENKGAAMGCSNPHPHGQAWCLDVIPTEVKDELDNMSEYYKKYNSHLLGDYVELELQEKKRIVAENDSFIVVVPYWALWPFETLLISKTHLKSIQEFNDKQKLDLAAILKILTTKYDNLFNTSFPYSMGIHQAPFKCTHEQNECSWFHMHFYPPLLRSATVKKFCVGFEMLGEPQRDLTSEQAAARLQELNGDVHYMNKPQA comes from the coding sequence atgtCTCTTGATCATCTTCTAAATCCACTAacatcaacaccaacatatataaaaatgactcaagaatttgatttcactAACCATTCTCATCGTCGCTTGAATTTGTTAACTAATAAGTTTGTCTTGTGTTCTCCACATAGAGCTAAAAGACCATGGCAAGGTgctaaagaagaaatcaaaaaatctGCATTACCAGAATATGATCCTAAATGTTATTTATGTCCTGGTAACATACGTGCTACTGGTGATATGAATCCTAAATATGACGCTACATATATTTTTCCTAATGATTATCCTGCTGTGAGGTTGGATCAACCAGAATATAAAGAAGATGAGCAAGATAAACAGAATACTTTAAAAAGTAGATTATTACAAACTCAGGGTGTAAGAGGTAAATGTTTTgtcatttgtttttctcCCAAACATAATTTGACTTTACCATTAAtgaaagatgaagaaatcaataatgtGGTGAATGCTTGGCAAGACTTATATGGTAATTTGCTTCAAGAAAGTAATCAGGGCATTGCTCcttataaatatttacaaatttttgaaaataaaggTGCAGCAATGGGATGTTCCAACCCTCATCCTCATGGTCAAGCTTGGTGTTTAGATGTGATACCAACCGAAGTGAAAGATGAATTAGATAACATGTCGgaatattataaaaaatataattctCATCTTTTAGGAGATTATGTTGAATTggaattacaagaaaaaaagagaattgTTGCTGAGAATGATTCATTTATAGTTGTGGTGCCATATTGGGCATTATGGCCATTTGAAACTTTGTTAATATCGAAAACtcatttaaaatcaattcaagaattcaatgacaaacaaaaacttgATTTGGCAgctattttgaaaattttaacaacaaaatatgataatttattcaatacTTCATTCCCTTATTCTATGGGTATTCATCAAGCTCCATTTAAATGTACTCATGAACAAAATGAATGTTCATGGTTCCATATGCATTTTTACCCTCCATTGTTACGTTCAGCTACTGTGAAAAAATTCTGTGTGGGATTTGAAATGTTGGGTGAACCACAACGTGATTTGACTAGTGAACAAGCAGCTGCTAGattacaagaattgaatggAGATGTTCATTATATGAATAAACCTCAAGCATAA